Genomic segment of Prochlorococcus marinus CUG1417:
TTAATTGGGATTGCGAAGCTTAAGCCAGCGCCTGGACCTGATCTTATCAAGGTATTAATACCAATTACTTCACCATCGCTATTCAATAGTGGACCTCCAGAATTTCCAGGATTAATAGCAGCGTCTGTTTGTATCAGTTCTAGTTTTTTATCATAAATTCCTAATTGAGCAACGTTTCTATTTAGATTACTAATAATACCAAGAGTAACTGTATTTTCTAATCCGAATGGATTTCCAACTGCTATAGCCCAATCACCAACTTTAATCTTTGAAGAATCTCCCAATTTTGCTTTTGGCCAAGGTCCTTTCCCTTCAATCTTTAGCACAGCTAAATCAGTAAAAAAGTCTTGCCCTATAAGTTTTGCGTTTAATTTTTTGCCATTGGTTAAACCAACTATCACCTTATCTGATCCATTTACAACATGAGCATTTGTCATTACAATCCCATCAGCAAATATAAATCCACTTCCTTGGTTTTGCTCTATCCTTGGTCGATTGTCATTAGGTAAATCTAATCCAAAAAATCTTTCAAAATATGGGTCTAGAAATAGTTGAGAATTGCTTGGAAAATTTCTTTTTTTAATATATCTTTGAGTATCAATTGTCACCACAGCTGCACCCGTCTTTTCTACAGCTTTAGTTATGAAAGATTTGTTTGAATATAAATTAACTTCATTAATTTTTGGTTTACTTACTGGTTGGGATATTACTTTTGCAGGACATGTAATGCCCACTGAACTTAATGAGGCAAATAGTAAAAGCTTCTGGATGTAACTTTTCAATTGTGAATTTCTTATGTTCTTCGAGAGATTAATACACCAAATCAGTGTAGCCTAAATATAACTACTAAATAAATTAATTGAATATAGAGAATAATTTATTAACTTAAAATAGCTAAATTTATTTTTTTCGGGCTATGATATTAAAAGTATAAATCACTAATCTATAAGTTCGATGACCATCCTATTTCCAATCATATATTCTGCAGCCTTAACTTATTTAGTTTGGAAAGCTTTTAAAGTAATGTCTAATGGTTGGGGTATATCCGATAATAAAAATAAAAGTTTTAGCACTTCCAGTTTTAAACAAAAAAAGTACACAATACATCCAGAACTTTTAGATAAATCAGGAAACATAACAGAAGAGGAACTATTAACAGTAAGATTTTCGAATGATAATGACTCTACATTAGAAGAAAAAGGTTCAACAACTGATTAATCAAATTACATTTAAGGAAAAAATTGGAATTAAGAACAAAAATCGTCTCAGCGGTCATAAGATCTCTCAAATTACCTCCAAGGTTTCGATTAAAAATGGTCAAAGAAGATCCTGTTAGGCTTGAATTAAGTCTTACCCCTTCATATGGTAAAAATCCAATTATTGTTGGATTAGTAGAATCTTTAGATCTAGTTGCTCGAAGAGATAGAGAGGGCAGAATACCTAGAGATTTGCAAGGGACTTGGGATTGGACAGTAAGGCATGGGA
This window contains:
- a CDS encoding trypsin-like peptidase domain-containing protein: MKSYIQKLLLFASLSSVGITCPAKVISQPVSKPKINEVNLYSNKSFITKAVEKTGAAVVTIDTQRYIKKRNFPSNSQLFLDPYFERFFGLDLPNDNRPRIEQNQGSGFIFADGIVMTNAHVVNGSDKVIVGLTNGKKLNAKLIGQDFFTDLAVLKIEGKGPWPKAKLGDSSKIKVGDWAIAVGNPFGLENTVTLGIISNLNRNVAQLGIYDKKLELIQTDAAINPGNSGGPLLNSDGEVIGINTLIRSGPGAGLSFAIPINKAKEIAYQLIKNGKVIHPMIGISLIEERNSEKTNNVVKVGYVVPNSPAEKSGIKLDDILIKVGNKDIETASDVIDQISKNGVNKQVNILLKRRNQFIKLKVIPTDITNLQNN
- a CDS encoding DUF2973 domain-containing protein, giving the protein MTILFPIIYSAALTYLVWKAFKVMSNGWGISDNKNKSFSTSSFKQKKYTIHPELLDKSGNITEEELLTVRFSNDNDSTLEEKGSTTD